In one window of Gossypium arboreum isolate Shixiya-1 chromosome 4, ASM2569848v2, whole genome shotgun sequence DNA:
- the LOC108454087 gene encoding receptor-like protein CLAVATA2 has translation MELKWNVPVFRPWIPSKLPSLPLLLMLVLSLCLFSPTKCLDLDPDDKSSLLCFNSSVQDPNRSLATWVGSNCRNWTGISCENRTGRVVSVNLANMNLSGKVLPCLCNLSFLEYLNLSGNNFNGTIPTCFGQLASLKTIDLSHNSFSGVLPDNITRLGQLRELVLNGNRQLGGDLPWWIGNFSSNLEKLDLSSNSFNGEMPDSLFHLKSLRHLDLGYNYISGNVHEFYQSLEFLGLASNKLFGTLPCFSASTKSLTVLTLANNSLVGGIPTCIASLEALAHLNLSFNHLSYGISPRLVFTEKLLVLDLSFNDLSGPLPGKIAEATEKSGLVLLDLSHNRFSGKIPLKITELKSLQALFLSHNLLTGEIPARIGNLTYLQVVDLSHNSLSGSIPLDIVGCFQLLALILNNNNLSGEIQPELDALDSLKILDVSHNMISGEIPLTLAGLKSLEVVDLSSNNLSGTLNDAITKWLNLKYLSLAHNKFSGNLPSWLFTFEAIQVIDFSGNKFSGFIPDGNFNISFRSNNGNSVRDPKVPFISVKSVEIKVSAMVIDTSELSFNFKVSSMVGIDLSDNLLRGEIPNVLFEVEGLEYLNLSYNYLDGQLPSLEKMWNLRALDLSHNSLSGQIPGNISTLKYLILLNLSYNSFSGSVPVNQGYQRFPGAFAGNPDLCVESSGEGCERGSPPAEPGKTFEEVEGPILVWVFCVSAFVSFYLGVVGLFCSARARSYILQTKV, from the coding sequence ATGGAACTCAAGTGGAATGTTCCCGTTTTTCGCCCCTGGATACCCTCAAAATTACCTTCGCTGCCACTCTTGCTAATGCTAGTACTATCTCTGTGTCTCTTTAGCCCTACTAAGTGTCTTGATCTTGACCCTGACGACAAATCCTCACTGTTATGCTTTAATTCATCAGTTCAAGACCCTAACCGGAGCTTAGCAACCTGGGTGGGGTCGAATTGCAGGAATTGGACTGGTATTTCTTGTGAAAACCGAACCGGTCGTGTTGTCTCTGTGAACCTGGCTAATATGAACTTGTCCGGTAAAGTGCTCCCTTGTTTATGTAACCTATCATTTCTTGAATACTTGAATTTATCCGGGAATAATTTCAATGGCACAATTCCAACATGTTTTGGTCAATTGGCTAGTCTTAAAACAATTGATCTTAGTCACAATAGCTTTAGTGGGGTTCTACCTGATAATATCACTAGACTTGGGCAATTGAGAGAACTTGTCTTGAATGGAAACCGGCAACTCGGTGGTGATTTGCCGTGGTGGATCGGTAACTTCTCAAGTAATTTGGAAAAACTTGATTTGAGTTCAAATTCATTCAATGGGGAGATGCCTGACAGCTTATTTCATTTGAAGTCTTTGAGGCATTTGGATCTCGGATACAATTATATATCAGGGAATGTTCATGAGTTTTATCAGTCATTGGAGTTTCTCGGTCTTGCTTCAAATAAGTTGTTTGGTACTTTACCTTGTTTTTCTGCTTCTACAAAGAGTCTAACTGTTCTGACATTGGCCAACAATTCTCTTGTTGGAGGAATACCTACTTGTATTGCCTCATTGGAAGCATTGGCACATCTTAACCTATCATTTAATCACCTGAGTTATGGCATATCTCCGAGACTCGTGTTTACAGAAAAGCTGCTTgtattggatttgagtttcaatGATTTATCAGGCCCTCTTCCGGGGAAAATTGCTGAGGCAACTGAAAAATCAGGCCTTGTTCTTCTCGACCTCTCTCACAACCGGTTTTCTGGTAAAATCCCATTGAAGATCACCGAGCTGAAAAGCTTGCAAGCATTGTTTCTTTCTCATAATCTTCTTACAGGGGAAATCCCAGCAAGGATTGGAAATTTAACTTATCTCCAAGTGGTCGATCTGTCGCATAACTCCTTATCAGGTTCAATTCCATTAGATATTGTTGGGTGTTTTCAGTTACTTGCATTGATACTCAACAACAACAATCTTTCCGGTGAAATTCAACCTGAGCTCGACGCATTGGATAGCTTGAAGATATTGGATGTAAGCCACAACATGATATCTGGTGAAATCCCACTAACCTTGGCAGGGTTAAAATCACTGGAGGTTGTAGATTTGAGCTCCAACAACCTGTCTGGAACATTGAATGATGCGATAACCAAATGGTTGAACCTCAAGTATCTTTCCCTAGCTCATAACAAATTTAGTGGGAATCTACCCAGCTGGTTATTCACATTTGAAGCAATTCAGGTGATCGATTTCTCTGGGAACAAATTCTCGGGCTTCATACCAGATGGTAACTTCAATATTAGCTTCCGCAGTAACAATGGTAACAGTGTTAGAGACCCTAAAGTGCCATTTATTTCAGTTAAAAGTGTTGAGATAAAAGTCTCTGCCATGGTCATTGATACTAGTgaattaagcttcaattttaaGGTGTCCTCGATGGTTGGAATTGACTTATCGGATAACTTGTTACGGGGCGAGATTCCAAATGTTCTCTTTGAAGTAGAGGGATTGGAATATCtaaatttatcatataactaTCTCGATGGACAGCTTCCGAGTTTGGAGAAAATGTGGAACTTAAGGGCCTTGGATTTGTCACATAATTCCTTATCTGGCCAGATTCCTGGAAATATCTCAACCCTGAAATATCTGATACTCTTGAATTTGTCATATAACAGTTTCTCTGGATCTGTTCCTGTTAACCAGGGATATCAAAGATTCCCGGGAGCATTTGCTGGTAACCCGGACTTATGTGTGGAGTCATCTGGTGAGGGATGTGAAAGAGGAAGCCCCCCTGCAGAGCCTGGGAAGACATTTGAAGAAGTTGAGGGACCAATATTGGTTTGGGTGTTTTGTGTAAGTGCCTTTGTTAGTTTCTATTTAGGTGTTGTGGGACTCTTCTGTTCGGCTCGAGCTAGGAGTTACATCCTTCAGACAAAAGTTTAA
- the LOC108454018 gene encoding protein TRIGALACTOSYLDIACYLGLYCEROL 3, chloroplastic-like yields MTYTVLLSSSLGLSPIKTTLTKNCDLGIKRSKFCCQIKWMNEQRNIIRAFMAPTRNLGHDGFPGTEFTESSKSGNWSKEVKHEDDSDVLIECRNVYKSFGEKHILRGVSFKIRHGEAVGIIGPSGTGKSTILKIIAGLLAPDRGEVYIRGRKRLGLVGDDEISGLRIGLVFQSATLFDSLTVRENVGFLLYENSSMSSDQISKLVTENLADVGLKGVEERLPSELSGGMKKRVALARSIICDITKESIEPEVLLYDEPTAGLDPIASTVVEDLIRSVHTKDEDAIGEPGKIASYVVVTHQHSTIKRAVDRLLFLHEGKVVWQGMTEEFTTSINPIVRQFACGSLDGPIRY; encoded by the exons atgactTATACTGTTCTTTTGTCAAGTTCATTGGGGTTATCTCCTATTAAAACAACATTAACTAAAAATTGTGATTTGGGTATAAAAAGAAGCAAATTTTGTTGTCAAATAAAGTGGATGAACGAGCAAAGAAATATTATCCGTGCTTTTATGGCACCTACTAGGAACTTGGGACATGATGGATTCCCTGGAACTGAATTCACT GAATCATCTAAATCTGGGAATTGGAGCAAGGAAGTGAAGCATGAAGATGATTCTGATGTTCTCATTGAATGCCGAAACGTGTACAAATCATTTGGAGAAAAGCACATCTTGCGAGGTGTGAGCTTCaag ATTAGGCATGGTGAAGCTGTTGGAATTATTGGTCCTTCTGGCACTGGGAAATCTACCATTCTGAAGATTATTGCTGGACTTCTTGCTCCAGACAGG GGTGAGGTATATATTCGAGGCAGAAAAAGATTGGGCTTGGTTGGTGATGATGAGATATCTGGTCTTCGAATTGGACTG GTTTTTCAGAGTGCAACACTTTTTGATTCTTTGACTGTTCGTGAAAATGTTGGTTTCCTTTT ATATGAAAACTCAAGCATGTCTAGTGATCAAATCTCAAAGCTTGTAACAGAGAACTTGGCTGATGTCGGCTTAAAG GGAGTTGAGGAAAGGTTACCTTCTGAGTTGTCTGGAGGAATGAAGAAAAGAGTTGCTTTAGCTCGTTCTATAATTTGTGATATCACCAAAGAATCAATTGAGCCAGAG GTGCTTTTATATGATGAACCAACTGCCGGACTTGATCCAATCGCATCAACTGTTGTTGAAGATCTCATACGCTCCGTCCATACAAAGGATGAGGATGCCATTGGGGAACCTGGAAAGATTGCCTCTTATGTGGTTGTTACTCATCAACATAGTACCATTAAGAGAGCAGTTGACAG GTTATTGTTTCTCCATGAGGGGAAGGTTGTTTGGCAAGGAATGACTGAAGAATTCACAACGTCGATCAATCCAATTGTTCGACAG TTTGCATGTGGGAGTTTGGATGGTCCAATCAGATATTAG